TACAAAGTGAATATAGAACTTGAAGTTAGTATTAGAATTAATTGGAGCTGATCCCCATAAATCCGTGTGAATTAATTCTAATAATTTTGTAGCTCTACTATTAGACAACTTGAAAGGGAGAGCATGAGACTTCCCATACTGACAAGCATCACAGAAAGTTTCTTTTTCATTCATAGAAATGGTTACATTGCTGGAGTTTGAGACACATCTAAGGATCCTAGCAGATGGATGACCCAAACGTTGATGCCAAACATCATTTTTGGAAAGGAATTTAGACTGCTGAACGGTATTAACAAACGAAGTGTATTTTGGTGTGGTGGACGGGAGCTGAGTTTCAAGAGACACAGGCTTGTCACGGCTGGGATTGAATCGGTACAGGCCGTCTTTAAGCATCCGTTGCAGTAGCACCTTCCTTGTAGCTTTGTCCTTCACAAAACAAGAATGAGAGTCAAACTCTATTAGTATATCATTATCTGTTGCTAGCCGAGATATACTGATGAGATTTTTTGCAATATCAGGAACTAATAAAACATCTTTCAAGATAAGAAGTTTTGATGGTGTATAAGTACAATAAACCTGAGCCAACATGAGTTATGTCCAAAGGATGACCATCACCAACAAGTAATTTATCCTTACCACCATAttcatacttctgaagcatattTCCTCCATCTGAAGTAACATGATTACTGGCACCACTATCAGCATACCAAACTGCACTGTCAACGACTTCTGGCGTAGCAACAAAAGCAGAGGCTCCAGATTTTCCCTGGGATGAGCTGGAATGAGGATCAGTACCCATATAGGTATCATCATACCTATTATAACAAACTGCAGCAGAGTGACCAAACTTGCCACACACTTGGCAAGTTGGCTTAGAATTGGAAGTGTTACTGAACCGTCCACGCCCTCGACCTCGACCGAAACCACCACGATTTTGGGGAGAATAAAAACCACGGCCAGAGAAGTTACTTGGTGTAGATGGGTGGCTTCTTCCTCGGCCATTATGAGCTCCTCTCTTGGCCATATTTGCAGTAAGAGAGGCAGTGGGTTTGAAGTTCCCACTGGATACATTTTGAAGGGTTTGAAGTCTCTCAATCTTGCTGTCAAAGCTGAGAAGTAACTCCTGCAATTCCTGCCATGTAGTGCTAGAACGACCCTCAATTTGTAACACAATAGGTAAATAATCAGCATCTAACCCAGATAGCACATTAGCAATAAGATGAGTTTCAGGATACGGATCCCCAGCAAGGGCTAAACTATCAGCCCAGGCCTTCTTCTGACGAAGGTATTCTACCATTGTGGTGTTACCTTTTCGAACCGTTTGAATGGCTGTTCTGGTTTCGTCCATTTTGGACTTGGAGTGAGCATCGTAGAGGTTTTCCAAAGCACGCCACAGAGACACCGAAGTTGTGCACCCCATGACTTCAGTCGCGATGGCTTCGGTCATCGAACTGTACAGCCAGCCCATCAGAAGCTGGTCACTGACTATCCATAGCTCAAACTCGGGATTGAGGTGCAAACCAAGCTCGGCTTCATCAGATCCTGCAGAGACATTAGTGGAAATAAACTCGGAAGGGCAGAGACGAGTACCATTCACAAACCCATCAAGACGATGTCCCCGGATGATAGTCGAGACCATGGATTTCCAAAGAGTGTAGTTATTACGGTCTAATTTCAGAGGAAAGGGTTGATTGAGAGTGTTGAAGGGTTGCGTGTAGGCAGGTGAACTGGACAGAGGGCTGGAACGATGGGTTGTAACTTCTGGGTTGCTGGACGGTGGGATGCCAGTGGGAGGAGCATTTTGAGTGGTCGGAGTCTGAGATTGGCCAATCGACATGAGTAATGCCTGCcggtggctctgataccaagattGAAATTTATGGTAGAGAGAATTTGTAAAGCTCAGCTCGAACCGAGACTGAGAAAATGCATTGATTTTTATATTCAATTTACAAGAGAAAGGCCACTGTTATATTGACAGATGGCACTCTTTAATTTACTACAGCATAACAGAAAGTTATTGTTACAAAAGGTGCACTCATTTACACAGAATCCTATATAACAAACTTGGGAATATTCATGAATGTTGAGCTGGCCCATTCTGCTGGAGGATACGACTTTGCTACTCTGCTTTGCATTCCAGAATATGCTGTGGTAGGAGCTCATGTCTTAACATCTTCAATTCCTATTGTTCCTTAGATTCAGAAGGAGCGATCGAAATTATTGTCTGTGTTTGGCACCTTGGTTTCTCCGAAGCTTCGAACTGCCCAACTTTCATTTGAAATAGGTTAGGTGAATGAATAGTTTTGCCAGGTTGATTTTCGAAACCTCTATTTTCTTCATTCAATTGATTGATTGGTTTCACTTGTTATTCTTATGTAGCACTAGAGAAGCTTGTAGAGATAGCCAATGCACGCTCAACTATGCTATCGACTTTTGATCAAGTGAAGCAAAAACTGGAAGAGACTTAATTTTTACATAGCCTTTTATTCTCAACTTAAACAAAGAAGAGACGTGTTTTAATGCTTATCACCTCTTATATTCCAAGTGTAGATGAGATATTAAACAGATGAAAAATCATTTGCATAATAATAGCATTTGTTATGAGCTAAGAGATagctcaaataatcaaatatataGTTTGCTCAGTTCTTTTAATTTGAAGTTTTCTTCTTCTTGGGAGTGAGTCTTCTTGGGATTGAGAGAGATTGAAtgctttcttcttttttctttttctaaataCAATATTGTAGGGGTTAACAACAGGTGTGTAGATCAATAGGCGGATTGGGATTGACTATTGAGTAGTTTTGCTGAAAAAAAAGTTGGGTAGTAattgaaacaaacaaaaaatCTCAACTAGTTTTGCCGCAAATTTCCCTTATTATTATCGAAATGTTAGAATGGAAGTAAGGAGACTAATTTCATAATATCTGAAACACTCTCATTACTAGACTGCAAACTGTCATAAGTGGTGAAAGGaagaaaataaaactaataatatTTAATGGTATTCGACTTTAACCAACCAAAGTAAAGAAGAGAAATTGTAATACGTCTTGTTTTAAGTAATCAATTAATCATGAGAAACGAGGACAACTTGTTTTCCCACATTGCGACCGGAGAAGAGTCCCACCAGAGCTCGAGGGGCGCTATCAAGGCCTTCAGCTACGTCTTCCACGTACACTAtcttgccttctttgatgccAGGAACAACCAAATCAAGAAACGTCTGGTAGAGGTGGTAGTACTCACCCACCACGAACCCTACAATATTAGCTCGTTTTGAAATCAGCTGTGTCAAGTTATGTACCCCCTCTGGATGCTCAAGGTTGTACTGCGAGATCATTCCGCACGCAGCTATTCGAGCATGGACTCTCAGGTTCAGCAGCACTGCATCCAGCATCTTTCCCCCAACGTTCTCAAAGTAAATGTCTATGCCTTGAGGGAAATACCTGAACACAAAACAACATTATATCATGCCGCAGCATTATATCATATCATTATAATGACATTATTATGAAGTATGACTCTAATTCATCAACCAATTAGACTATTTCACACGAATAGATAAAAGAGTTAGTTAGTCAATCCTACTAACACATTCAAGACTGCAGCTTGGTTCTGCTATTGGCTTCTCTCAGATTGGTTCAGCCTTTATAAATAGCTTTAGGATTGATCACCCTAAGCTAAGATGTTAGAATCATTACTTGTTGTATTTGATGTGCATTGGCGGAAGTGTTACTGTGTAAGACTCGAGTGTAATCAACTTGTGCTATTGTGGATTTGACTAAGGCCATTGCTGCCTTGCCTTGGACGTAGGAACGATCACATAAATTGAATCCGAACCAAGTAAATGGTTTTTTCTGTTCCTTTTAATTTGCTTTTACTTTGTTGTCTTGTGTCTTTATTTTTTCTTGGTATTCTTTACTTGCCATTAAAGAGTTTTGCAGGTATAAACTCTCAACTGGTATATATTAGATGATATCATATAGGTTATGTCTTCATTATATCTCAGTGAGTCTGACCGTCCTTACCTTTTGAGAGCTGCATCCCAATCGGCCTCTTCTTTATAGTTGAAAGCTTCATCAAATCCAAACTTGTTCTTAAGCAAATCCACCTGACAAAGTATAACGACAATAacaataaatacaataataaaagaaatatggCAAACAAGAGAGTAGATATAAAGTTTTTAAGAAAAAGAGACCTTTTCTTTGGTTCCTGCACTCCCAACAACATAGCAACCCAACAACTTTGCAAACTGGCCAACAAGCTGACCCACTGCACCAGATGCAGCCGACACATACACATACTCTCCTTTCTTAGGAGAACAAAGTTCGTACAGACCAACGTAGGCAGTCATGCCAGGCATACCTATACACACGCACACAAAATATATTGAAAACAAAACAACTCAAACAACATTAGGCAAACAGAAACTGAACCAACCCAAATGAGTGCCAAACCATATAAAACGCTGATAATGATAATAATACAGCAAATCTGAATGATAACGGTATAAAATTAGAAGAAGGTAAAGCAAAATATTGCAGGATTTGAAGGAGTCATGTCAAAAGGAGGATCATGATTCCCGAACAAGATTTTGCCCAACcaaaaaaataagaatagaaacaAAAACAGGGTCCATGACTGATTGCAGAACCTCAAGGCAAAAAGTAGTTCATCTTTTCCACTTAGTTAAACACTTGCTTAAATAAGATAGGCATTATCCCCAATTTATGATTAAAAAGTAATCAAATTTAGTAAATCAGCTAGTGATATTCTAATCTC
This genomic interval from Humulus lupulus chromosome 8, drHumLupu1.1, whole genome shotgun sequence contains the following:
- the LOC133796580 gene encoding 2-alkenal reductase (NADP(+)-dependent)-like: MAEVRNKQVLLNDYVRGFPKESDMAITSSTLKLKLPEGSKGVVLKNLYLSCDPYMRGRMTNHERESYVDSFKPGSPITGYGVCKVLESGDPNLKEGDLVWGMTGWEEYTVLNTTQGLFKIQHTTDIPLSYYTGILGMPGMTAYVGLYELCSPKKGEYVYVSAASGAVGQLVGQFAKLLGCYVVGSAGTKEKVDLLKNKFGFDEAFNYKEEADWDAALKRYFPQGIDIYFENVGGKMLDAVLLNLRVHARIAACGMISQYNLEHPEGVHNLTQLISKRANIVGFVVGEYYHLYQTFLDLVVPGIKEGKIVYVEDVAEGLDSAPRALVGLFSGRNVGKQVVLVSHD